AAACGCCGCACACGCTGCAAACGGATGCTGAAGTGGACCAGATGAACGCCGCTTTCTTTCGGGAGAACAAAGACCGCGCCCTGGACGATGTGTTAGCCGCCTTCGCCGACGCTTATGAGCAGTCGCGCCGGATGGTGCTGGACACGCCCGACGCGGACCTGATGGAGGCGGAACGGTTCCCCTGGCGGCAGGGGCGTCCTCTTTGGCTGTTGGTAGGGGGAAACACCTGGTGGCATTATGAGGAACATCGCCAGTCCATTGAGAGATGGCTGGCGCAAAATCAAGGAGCATAGAGAGGCAAAGATGACGCATCCAAAGAAAGAGATCGTGCTGGAGCGACTGGCGAGTACGCGCCACGCCCTGTTTGAACTGCTGCAATCGTTGGACGAAGCGGCGTGGCAGACGCAGGTCTACGCCGATGGCGACCGGTGGACGGTGCTGGACCTGTTGCGCCACGTTTCCGTCTCGGAAAAGAGCATGACCTTGCTCATGGAGAACATTCGTCGTGGCGGCGAAGGGGCTTCCGCCGAATTTGACCTGAACCGCTGGAACGCCTCCCAGGTGCGCAAGCAGCAGGAAAAGACCCCCGCCCACCTGCTGGCCGACATGGAAGCCAACCGCCGGGACTTACTCACCTTCGTGGACTCGCTTTCCGCCGACGATTGGGAAAAACAGGGCCGCCACGGCTCCGGCAGGGTGATGAGTATTTACGAAATTGTGAAGCTGATTGGCCTGCACGAAAAAACCCACCTGACCGACATCCAGGCCACGGTGGGTTGAAACACAAAGAGGACGGACCGGGTCCGGGAAGATATCTAGGATATACCCCAGAGGCTGAATTGTTACTCATTTCTTACCTTATGCCGTATGATTTACAGGTAAGTACCCCCATCCGGGGGGTATCTCGCAAAACATGGTGTATTGGACGAGTTTTGGGGATTTTACCCCGTATTTGCGGTTTGTTCGGCGGCGTCAGCCTCCGAACACCGCCCGCACTGGATATCGCCCTGTCGAGATGGGTCAAGGTGAGCGCCGCGTCAGGCGCTTACAAGAATCATCGCTTACATAGGGCAACTGCCAAGCCAGATTGGACCAATTTTCTCGAATGAAATTGGTCTAATCTCGAGCGAGCGTTAAGAGTTACAACAAAGGAGAGAATGAAATGACAGAAACGTCAACAGTCATGAACCAGAAGTTTGCTAGACTCAAACGCTTCAATCTCATCATGGGGTTCTTGCATCTAGTCCAGGGCGTATTCATGATCCTGGTGAGCAACGATACGACTTATCCCATCTACACCAATTACCTGAACTTCGATCCGGCCACCTTCTCTTTGTTGCCCAATTCACAGTTGCTGTACAAATTGCCTTTTGGCCCAGCAGTCGCGATGTTTTTGCTTATCTCGGCCGTAGCCCATTTCTATCTGGCGACCATTGGCTATGGGCGCTATGTGGAAAACTTAAAGAAAGGCATGAATCCGGTCCGGTTTTACGAATATGCGCTCAGTTCTTCGCTAATGATTGTGCTGATCGGTATGCTGATTGGGCTATGGGATCTGGGGGCTATCATCCTGATCTTCGCACTCAACGCGACCATGAACCTGTTTGGGATTATGATGGAGCTACATAACCAACATACCCAAAAGGTCAACTGGACGGCTTTTATTTACGGCTGTATTGCAGGATTTGTACCGTGGGTTGTCATCATGTTGTATTTTGTCGGGGCCGTCAACTCCGGCGATGCCAAGCCACCGGATTTTGTGTATGCCATTGTGCCGACACTGTTTGTGTTCTTCAACATTTTCGCCATCAACATGGTTCTGCAATACAAAAAAGTGGGTCCCTGGAAAGATTACCTGTTTGGCGAACGCGCCTATATCATTCTGAGCCTTTCGGCCAAATCCGTTCTGTGTTGGTTGATCTGGACGGGCACGCTCGCACCCGTCTAGTACCTCGACAACCTAAAAATGAGGGGTGAGGAGTGCGGCATCCTCAGATGCCGCCTGTTCGCATCTGAGGATGCGAACTCCTCAAAATCACATTGTTGAGGTACTAGGCCAAGGCGTTTCACTCTGCGTTAACCTGTCCCGGCCGTGGCTGCGCCGCATCTGCATGAGGACGCGGCCAGATAATTCTGCCGGTGGGGTTGCTGGTCAGAATTGCCGGGCAGGTTACACTCTTGGTCGGTCGGATGCTGATTCCGCCGCCTGAACGGTACGCTCTCTCCGGTGCAGGTGGTCGGCTATCGTGGGGAAATGCCGGCACTCAATCCCACTCAACAGAGACGAGGCAAGGTCATTGTATGGTCCGTTTCTTAGACGGTCACTTGGGGCGCATCCGTTTAGGGATGGAGATTAAACAAGACAACGAAGTTGTCTCCTTACCGTTCCTGCAAACTGACAATGCAATTCCGTACTTTATTTCATCGTCAGTCTTTAGCGTACATGGATGGTGGGTAGGGGGAGGGCGTCGGTGGGTTGGCCGTTGTAGGTGAGGGGGAGGCGGGCGGTGGGGTCGGTGAGGTCGTAGAGGCCGAGGAGGAGGGTGTAGTCGCCGGGGGGCGTGGCGGGGGGGACGAGCAGCCCCAGGTTGTCCACTACGGTTTCGCCGGGAACCCAGGTGGTGGTGAGGGCGAGACCGCCGCCGGGTTCGCTGTCCCGTTGCGCGATGAGGCCATCTGGTCCCACGAGGTGCAGAAAGACCTTGTATCGCTTTTCCACGGGGGTCAGGGCTTGCCAGAAGAGGGTCACTTGCACGATGTCCCCGGGCGCGGGGGTGTCCCCGGCGAGGGTGTATCCTTCCAGGCGAATTTGCGGGCCAAAGAGGAGGTTGGTGGGTGTTTCTATGTGCGTTGCCGCCGCCGTGGGCACGGCGTAAACCACAAAACGCACATCCCCGACCCATTCATCCGTCGCTTTGAAGGCGTGGCTGTCCAGCCACCGCTCTACTAGCCGCTGCGGGTCTCGTTCCGCTTCGCCCCAGAAGAGGGCGTACAGGCGTGTATGGCGGGCGGCGATCTGGCTCAGTTCGGCGTCAATGGCCGCCGCGTCGGGCGCGCCGCGAGGGATGGGGTAAACGGGGGCCGGTCCTTTGTAATAGTAGGTGAACACTTCCCATTGGTTGGGGGCGTCGAGGATGATGCCGGCATTTTCCTCCCCCCCTCGCCCAATTTGCGCCGCCATCCCCCGATAATCCGCACGCGCATAGGCGGGATCGCCATACAGATGCAGCAGTGCCCCCCCCACGCCCCAGGCGCACATGCCCACGAACACGAGCACGAGCGCGCGGCTGACTCCCCGTGACCAATCCGCGCGCGGCCAGAGCGACCAGCCCACGTCTATCCCCAGTGCCAGCCAGAGGGCGAAAAACGGGGCCGCCAGCACCAGGAACTTATAGAACGCGGGGCGGCTGGCTCCGGTGACCATCATGAAGGCGACGGGCAGGATAACGCCCCCCAGGGTCATGGTCAGGCCGGCTGCCTTCTTTTGGCGTTGTGCCGGCATTGACAACAATCCCCCCAGCAGCAAACCGACCACAGCAAGCAGGAGGAGGCGCACGTCGGGCGCGGCCACGGTGGGGCCAAACGCCAGCCAACGCCCCGCCGTAGCCGTGAACTGCCCCACGGTCACGTCGCTGCGCGGGCGCGTGCCCAGTTGGCGCAGGAAGATGGGAACCCAGGGCAGGTAGAGGAGGAGGGCCGCCGCCGCCATCAGGCCCCAGGTCCACAGGCGTCGCCAGCCACGCCGCGCCAGCAGCCAAACGGCGTGCAGGGGGAGGATAATGGGGAAGAAGTAGTGGGTGTACAGCCCGGCGGCCAGGCTGAGGATGTAGGGGATGGCGCGCGCGGCGTCGCGTCTACGACGGGGCCAGCGGCGGTCCAGGTGGAGCAGGAGCCAGGTGCTGCCGATGCCGGCACAAGCCAAAAGCTCGTACATGCGGGCTTCCTGGCTGTAGTAGATGAGGGGTGGGCTGAGGGCGGCGAGGAGGCCGGCGAGCCAGGGCAGGCGCGGGCGGCGGGGAAAGAGGGCGTGGGCGACGGCGCTGGTGAGGGGGATGAGGAGAATGCCGGCATACGCCGACAACGCGCGTAGGCCAAATTCCGAATCCCCGGCCAACGCCCGCCACCCCCGCAGCAGCAAATAATACAATGGCGGATGAATATCGCCGGCCGTCCCCTCCACAATCAGCCGCGGCGACCGTTCACTAAGGCGGGCGCTGTTCCCTTCATCATTCCAGAACGATTGCGCCGCCAGACGATGGAAGCGGAGTCCCGTTGCCAGCAGCAGTATCAGGAGCAGGGGAGCCAGGCGTTTCATTCGCGCCAGTTTATCCTCTGGCGCGGTAGCACGCCAGCAACGCGGCAAGATGCCGTCCGCACACCGCCTGACCGTCCCCCAAACAATGTCCCCCCTGCTCCGTCGCGCGAGAACCCCGCCTCACCTCTCACCCCTCATCCCGCCTACCTCTAGCGCACGCAGGAGGAGGAAGAAGAAGAGGCCGCCGACGATGGCCGCCAGGGTGGGGCGGATGCGGTTCCAGGTGTACCAGAAGGGGGAACGGGGGGTGATCTGGTGGGTGGTGGGGTTGTTCATGTAGGTGGAGAGGGCGGTGAATGCCGGCATTTCCTCAAAATCCGGCTCCAGCAAACGAAAATAGTACCACGCCTCCCCCCGTTCCTGGTCCGTTGGCCGCTTAAAAAACCACACATTCATCTCCCCCACCCACGGCCACTCCGCCTGCGCCCGCTGGAACGCCTGCACCGTGTACGCCGCCTGCTGCGCTGGCGTCACCTGCCCATACGGCCGCGGCAGCCCCTCAGGGACCGTATTCCATCCCACTTCGCTGATCCACAACGGTTTGCCGGCATCCCCAAACCGCACCATCAAGTCACGCAAAAACAGATGGTGCGGGAAGTTAATCACCGTTGGTCGTAGCCGCCGGTCCGTCGGCCCCGAGAACAACCCATACCCCTGCGCGGACATGATGTCGAAGCACGCCCCCGCCCCCGCCAGATACATGCGCTGCAAAAAGATCAAGTCGTTGCGGTCGCGGGCATCATACGCAATCGTCGGCGAAAGCGCCGGTGCGAGAAGGATAGCTTGTGGATTGGCCGCCTTCGCGCGGCGATACCCCGTACACAGCAAATCCGTAAACGCCACCGGATCGGGAATTTGCGTGCCCCATTCGGGGTAGATGTTCGGCTCATTCCACAACTGGAAATAGGTGATGCGCCCCTGATAGCGGCTGACGACGGCGGCTACGAAGTCGCCAAAGTCGTCGTAATTGTCCGGTGGGGCGTGTGCGCCCGCCTCATCCCCGGCGGCGCGGGACCACGCGGGCGGGTTGCTGAGGCGGGCGATGATCTCCACATCGTTTTGCCGCGCCAGGTCCACGATGTGGTCATATTTGGCCCAGGCGTTCACTTCGCCCACCGCCTCCAGATTGCGGCGGTCCAGGAAATCCCCTTTGCCGTGGATTTCGATGTCTTCCCAGGGGAACTCCTGGCGGATGAACTGGAAGCCGGCCTCGTGAATGAGGCGCAGGCTTTGCGCGCGCACGTCCGGCAGGACTTCCTGCTCCAGAAAGGTGTTGACGCCGAAAGGGGAGGGGGCGGCAAATGTTAGTTCCGCCGTCGGGGCCAGGTCTGGCTGCGGGCGCAGGGCGCTGTTCAGCCACTGCACCATGCCGCGCGCCTGCGCCGCCACGCTCTCCTCCCCCGTGAAGTCGTAGGGATTCAGGCTGCCCGGATAGAGGATGAGGAGGAGGAGAATGCCTAGAAAGATCAGGCGAGGGTGTTTCATGCTATGCCGCCGCGCTCCGTAGGGTTGTTGTCGTCAGTTGACCATCGTCGGGCGACCCAGAAGATGGTCCAGATCGCCATGGACGCTTATTTTGCGCGTTTTCGCCTGTTTACACAACTTTTGCGCACCCGCCGCCCGGTTTCCCGCTTTGACAACTCGCCCCCTTTCGTCTAAAATCCCGTGCGGGGTTTGGGCAACATAACGATTCACGAACCGTTTTTTTCGAGACATTCTTAACGGTAGCCGCAGCCCCAAAATCCTGGCTGGCAAGGCAGAAATCCCCCCAAGTCATGCCCCACAGTTTGTAGTTACCACAAGTAATAACCAGCCGTGGACAGACGGGTCCGCGTTCGGGTACGATGCATTTTGGGGCCACCGTCCGCAAACGCGCGGTGTCTGGTAAGACGAAGGCGTGGGTAAAGATAGAGTAACTGGCGCCCCGCGTTTCGGGTACAGTTCGTGGGTCTTATTCGCGCCAGCCCACATTTCCAAGAACGAGGGTTTCAATCAAATGAAAGAGTATCAGACTGGACAGATTCGCAACATTGCCCTGGTTTCGCATAATGGTGCCGGCAAGACCACCCTGGTAGAGCGTCTGCTTTTTGACACAGGCGTGACCACCCGTATGGGCAGCGTGCAGAATGGCACGGCGGCGATGGACTTTGAAGAGGAGGAAGTGGCCCGCAACAGTTCCATTGCGACCGCAATTGCGCCCATCGAATGGGATGGCGTGAAGCTGAATTTTCTGGATACGCCCGGATTCGCGGATTTTGTGGGTGAGGTGAATAGCGCCCTACGCGTGGTTGACGGGGTGCTGATTCTGGTGGAGGCGGTGGCCGGCGTGGAAGTGGGCACGGAACTCGTGTTTAAGAATGCGGCCGATCATGAACTGCCGCGCATCATCTTGATCAATAAGATGGACCGGGAAAACGTGCGCGTGGATCGCGTCATGGCGAGTCTGAACGAGAATCTGGACGCGAATTTTGTCAATTTGCAGCTTCCCGTAGGCGAGGGGCAGGGGTTCCGCGGCGTGGTGGATGTGCTGCGGATGAAGGCGTTTATTGCCGGCAAAGAAGCAGACATTCCCGCGGATATGGTGGATGCCGCCGAGGAAGCGCGTATGCTGCTGGTGGAAGCGGCGGCGGAAGGGGATGATGCGCTGATTGAGAAGTATCTGGAGGGTGAGGAGCTGACGGATGAGGAAATGATCCGGGGCATCAAGGGGGCCATGGCGCAAGGAATGATGGTCCCCGTTTGTTTTGCCGCGCCGCAGGAAGGGGTGGGCGTGAAGTCATTGGTGGATTTGTTGGTGCAGTTGATGCCGTCGCCGGATGAGAATGACCGCTCATTTATGGCTACGCGCGCGGATGACTCGGAAGCGACGTATGCGGTGAGCGATAAGTCGCCGCTGGCGGCGTTTGTCTTCAAGACGCGCGAGGATGCGTATGGCAAGATGAGTTATTTGCGCGTGTTCGGCGGGGTGCTGGAGTCGGATTCGCGTGTGTGGCATTCGAATGCCGGCACGGAAGTGCGCGTGGGGACGTTGAATGTGCTGCGCGGCAAGGAGCAAATATCTGTGCCGAAGCTGCATAGCGGGGATATTGGCATGGTGGTGAAGCTGGGAGATGCCGGCACAAACGACACCCTCTCCACCCGCGCCGATGCCCTCGTGATGCCCTCCGTGGCCCAACCCAACTCCATCTCCTCCGTGGCCATTCACCCCGTCGCCCAATCCGACGTCGCCAAACTCTCCCCCTCGCTCAACCGCCTCGTTGCCGAAGACCCCACGCTGCATTGGGCCACGGAGCGGGCCACCCGCGAGACGATCCTCTCCGGCATGGGCGTGGCTCACCTGGACATTGCCGTGAAGAAGATGCAGTCCAAGTTTGGCGTGAACCTGACCACGAGCGTGCCCAAAATCCCCTACCGCGAGACGATTACGGGGACGAACAGTGCCGAATATACGCACAAGAAGCAGACGGGCGGCGCGGGGCAGTATGCGCGGGTCTTCCTGCGCGTGGAATCTTTGCCGGACGACGATGAATTTGATTTCGCTTCGGAGATTTTTGGCGGGGCGATTTCGGCTCCTTTTGTGGCGGCTACGGAGAAAGGATGCCGGCAGGCGTTGGAATCAGGCCCCCTGGCCGGATACCCCGTTGTGGGCATCAAAGCCATCGTCTACGATGGCAAGGAACACCCCGTAGACTCCAAGGAAATCGCCTTCCAGATCGCCGGGCGCGAAGGCTTCAAGAAAGCGGCGCTCGGCGCCGGCCCCGTGCTGTTGGAACCCATCTACGAGATAGAAGTCAGCGTGCCTGCCGACAACATGGGCGACATCATGGGCGACCTGAACTCCCGCCGCGCCCGCGTGTTGGGTATGGACCAGGTCGGCGCGAAGAGCATTGTGAAAGCGGAAGTCCCGCTGGCGGAAGTGCAGACCTACGCCGCCGACCTGCGTTCCATGACGCAAGGACGCGGCATTTTCTCTATGAAGTTCCTCCGCTACGGGCGTGTCCCCGGCCATTTGCAGCAGCAAATTGTGGACGCGCGCCGCAAAGAGATACAAGAGCAAGCATAAGGCAGCCGCCTCCCCCCCGACCTTCCTGGGAGCCGCCAGCTTCCAGGAAGGTGCAAGAGCCTCCCCGTCCCTGGTCATTGCCAAGAACACATCCCCTTATCAGATTCACTGAAAAAACCGGGTTTTTCGATTGTCCGGCGGAAATTACCAGAGTGGTTCATGTGTAAAAACCCGGTTTTTGGCCTTTTTTCAGAAGAGTCATTCTTCGAGAATGAACCAATCTTGGGGCGAACTAAATTCTGGACGTTCGTTTATCTCTACTGGGCAGATGACCTGTATAGTCACAAATAAAGTACGGAATTGCATCGTCAGTTTGAGAGAGGTATTCATACTATGCAATGGAAAAAGGGTAGGGGCAAACTAGGTCAATTCTATCCGCTCTTGGGCGTGTGGCGTGCGGAGGCTCAGTCCGCTCTTGGCCGAGTGACATGTACGCGCACTTTTGCGCGCGTTCTTGATGGGGCGTATATTCAGATGACTGCCGATTGGCAATACGCAGACAAATCCTACAAAGAGATTGCCCTCATCGGCGTCCAATCTGACGGTGAGATTGGCTATTGGTCATTCACATCAGACAAGAAGCAATCGACGGGCACGATGACGGATGTGACCGACATCCATCCACAAGCGATCGGTTTTGAAGCGGAAATGCCGGCAGGAACAGCAAGAATGGCTTATTGGCCTTCCGCCGACGACGGTTTCCATTGGGCCGTTGAGTCCAGGACGAAGAAAGGCTGGAACAGGTTCACCGAGCACCATTATCTGGCTGTTCGCTAATTCCCAAGCCGCAGGCAGCCCTGGTGACCATCCAAAGCCGATGTGCCGGGTCGAGTTCGTAAGCACCCGGCGGCTGATTGACGAATACTTTCCGCGAGAGGGGCGGGTCCGCAACATTGGCCGCGGTCTGGGGCGTTACTGCGTTGAACTGATCCGGCGGGGTTATCGGGTGACGCTTTTCGACTTTTCCCAGCAACTGGTAGAACGCGCGCGCGTGGCGTTGGATTCCCGGGGCCTGGTGGCGGAGCGGGTGCAGGTTTTGCGTGAATTGATGCGCCTGTTGCGGCCAGGGGGCGTGGCGATTGTCGCTTATCTGAGAGGGAGCGCGCGTTTACGGGGCGGAGCCTGGCGAATTTCACGGAGTGCTACCGGTCTACGCCGGAGGCGGCGTTACGTGAGGCGCGGGAGGCGGGGCTGGAGGTGGTCAGTTATGCGGGAGCGGAGGGTTTTGTGGGAGGAATGGGGCTGATGTTGGCGCAGTTGGCTGCCGGCATTCCCGCTGCCTACGAGAATGTGGTCCAAGTCGCCGCCGAAACGCGCGAACTGCCCCAATACCGCGACAGCACCGACCGCCTGCACCTGGTCGTCCGCAAACCTGACGTCTCGTGAATGGGAGAATCTGATGAACAATTTACCTGGTTTGGCGCAGTTGATCTCGCTTAAAGGGAAACGTGCCCTGGTGACGGGAGCTGCTGCCGGCATTGGCCAGGCCATTGCCTACCGTTTCGCGGAAGCGGGAGCGGACCTGGCCCTCGTTGATATCCGGGCGGACGACTTGTCGAAGGTTAAAGAGGAAGTGTCTGTCTGGGGAACCCGGATTAACAACTATGTCGTTGATTTGTCCAAAAAGGGAGCAGTGGACAACCTCTGGGCGAGTCTGACGGGAAATGAGCCGGATATTTTAGTGAATAATGCCGGCATTTACCCCTTCCGCCACTTTCTCCACGTAGACGAAGCCTTCTACCGCCGCGTCATGGACACAAACCTGGATTCTGTTTACTGGATGTGCCGGCACATGATCCAAGGACGCCTCAAGCGCGGCGGCATCATCATCAACGTCAGTTCCATTGAAGCCATCCTTCCCTTCAAAGACGACCTGGCCCACTACAGCGTCAGCAAAGCCGGCGTGATTGCCCTCACCCGTGCTCTGGCGAAAGAACACGCCCGGCATGGCTTCCGCGTAAACGCCATTTTGCCGGGCGGCATCATCACCAGCGGTACGCGCGCGGCAGCGAAAAAGATACTCAAGTTCCGACTCGGTCTCCTGAAGACGGGAATTGAATTCCGGCAACGGTTGCCCATCGGGCGCGCGGGGCAACCCGACGAAGCGGCACGCATCGCCCTGGTCTTAGCCAGCGACCTGGCCAGCTACGTCCACGGCGCGGCGATTCCCGTTGATGGCGGCTTCCTCTCCGCATAACGGCGCATCACTTCATCTGGAAACTGACGGATGTGCTGGAAGGGTTCTTGCTCACCAGATTTCCAAAGTCAGCTTTGCGCGAACCCTGAAGGAAGTAACATGGTCTCCTCTGAGGAAGTTATAAGCATCTTTCGGCGTTTGGTGGATGCCGGCATTCCCGCCTGGCTCACCGGTGGATGGGGACTGGGTAACAGCTTCCGGGAAGATGTTCTCGATGGGGATGTGCCGTAGGGGATGAAGTCACCCCTGGAAATAATCTTCCCGGAAGCTCATTCATAGATGATAGCCCTGGGTAACAGCTTCCGGGAAGATGTTCTCGATGGGGATGTGCCGTAGGGGATGAAGTCCCCCCTGGAAATAATCTTCCCGGAAGCTCATTCATAGATGATAGCCCTGGGTAACAGTTTCCGGGAAGATGTTCTCGATGGGGATGTGCCGTAGGGGATGAAGTCACCCCTGGAAATAATCTTCCCGGAAGCTCGTTCATAGATGATAGCCCTGGGTAACAGCTTCCGGGAAGATGTTCTCGATGGGGATGTGCCGTAGGGGATGAAGTCACCCCTGGAAATAATCTTCCCGGAAGCTCGTTCATAGATGATAGCCCTGGGTAACAGCTTCCAGGAAGATGTTCTCGATGGGGGTGGTCGCAGGAGATGAAGTTTCCTCTGGACGTTGCCGGCATAACCCTCAACATGAGCAAAGAAGAAATCGTGGCCTTTGTACACGAAGGCCGCACATACGATTGAGGTCAGGCTGCGTTTACGTCCCCGGAGGCAAGGAATCGGGCAGCAACTCCATCACGCGGGCGATAATGCGCTCCGCCACCTCCTCCTTGCTCAGCAGCGGCAACGGCTCCCGCCCGGCGCGGGCATCAATCAACGTCACGCGATTCGTGTCCACGCTGAATCCCGCATCGCTGGCGGACACATCATTCGCCACAATCATGTCCAGCCCCTTGCGCTCCAGCTTCCCCTGCGCATTTTGCAGCAAATTCTCCGTCTCCGCGGCAAATCCGACGACCACATAAGGACGACCAAGCTGCTGCTTTTGCTCATGCACCGCCTGCAAAATGTCTGGGTTGCGCTCCAACCGGATCGGCGGAATCCCCTCCTCCTTCTTGATTTTTTGCGCGGCGGCCACCACCGGGCGAAAATCAGAGACGGCGGCCACCATCAGCAGCACATCCGCCTGCCGGCATGTCTCCAGAACGGCGGCTTGCATTTCCCGCGCCGAGTTGGCCTCAATGCGCGTGATACCCGTGGGCGTGGGAATCAGCAGCGGCGGCGCGATCAGGGTCACGTCCGCCCCCGCGTCCAGCGCCGCCTGCACCAGGGCCACCCCCTGTTTGCCGGACGAGCGATTGGTCAACATGCGCACCGGGTCAATTGCCTCGCGCGTGCCACCCGCCGTGACCACCACGCGGCGCCCGCGCAGTGGCCCTTTGCGCGTCAACAACAGGCGAATCATGCCGGCCAGTTCCTCCGGCTCCGCCATGCGCCCCCGCGCCACCATGCCCGATGCCAGCCGCCCTTCCGCCGGCCCCACGATGGAGGCCCCATACTGTCGCAGCAGGCGCACATTTTCCTGCGTGGCCGGATGCGTGTACATTTCCCCATCCATGGCCGGGGCAATCAGCAGCGGCGGACTCTCTGGCCCCAATCCCGCGCTCAACGCCGTGAGCATGAGCAGGTTGTCCGCCTGCCCATGGGCCAGCTTGGCCATCGTGTTGGCCGTGGCTGGCGCAATAACCATCAGGTCCACGGTGCGCGCCAGCCCCACGTGCAGCACGTGCGCCTGCGCTCCCCACAGGTCGGCGTCGGTATAGGCGGGGCGACCGGTGACGGATTGGAAGGTGATGGGGGAAACAAATTGGGTGGCCGCGTGGGTGAGGATGACGTCCACTTTGGCCCCCGCTTGCGTGAGGCGGCTGGCCAGGCTGGCGGCTTTGTAGCAGGCGATGCTGCCGGTGACGCCGAGGATGATGTGTTTGTCGGTCAGTGGTGTAGGCATAGGAAAGCGGAAGGATGAATGACGAAGGATGAGGTGATGGTTTAGGGTGGATTATAGAGGGGTTTGGGGGAGAGGTAAAGAGGTATGAGGTATGAGGTATGAGGTATGAGGTGGGAGGTATGAGGTGGGAGGTGGGAGGTATGAGGTGGGAGGTGGGAGGTATGAGGTGGGAGGTGGGAGGTGGGAGGTATGAGGTGGGAGGTATGAGGTGGGAGGTATGAGGTATGAGGTGGGAGGTATGAGGGATGATGGCGGGGCGGTTTTTTCGGAGTGTGGGCGGTATCGGTATGGATTGTGGCGGGTGTGGGATGAGGGGGGCGCGTCGGTGTTGTTCGTGGGGCTGAATCCGTCTACGGCGGATGGAGGGCGAGATGATGCGACGGTGCGGCGCTGTGTGGGGTTTGCGCGGGATTGGGGGTATGGCGGGGTGTGGGTGGCGAATTTGTTTGGGTGGCGGGCGACGCGGCCTGCGGAACTGCGCCGGGCGGCGGACCCGGTGGGGCGGGCGAATGATGCGTGGCTGCGGCGGTTGGCGGAGGATGCCGGCATTATCGTCACCGCCTGGGGGAATCATGGCACCTGGCAACAACGGGACGAGGTGGTGCTGTCCCTGTTGCCGCGCCCACGCCACCACCTCGGCCTGACGCGGCACGGTCAACCCCGTCATCCGCTCTATCTGCCGGCAGCGACGCCTCTTTGTTTGTGGGAGGAGAGGGGAATGCCGGCATAAAGCACAATACGCCCTAATCTGATAAACTTGCGCGGTACGCTTTGCCTCATCATTCAATCAGGGTAACTATTCACGTCTCCGAGAGATTGGACCAATTTTGTAGACATTAACAAGATTTAACCAGAGCAAATTGGTCCAATCTGGGCAGATGAC
The Ardenticatenales bacterium genome window above contains:
- a CDS encoding ClbS/DfsB family four-helix bundle protein, producing MSEQITKMSKAEMLHRMAQERARLEAALAALTPAQMLLPGVEADWSVKDILAHIVSWEMFMHQGITAAWRGETPHTLQTDAEVDQMNAAFFRENKDRALDDVLAAFADAYEQSRRMVLDTPDADLMEAERFPWRQGRPLWLLVGGNTWWHYEEHRQSIERWLAQNQGA
- a CDS encoding DinB family protein, producing MTHPKKEIVLERLASTRHALFELLQSLDEAAWQTQVYADGDRWTVLDLLRHVSVSEKSMTLLMENIRRGGEGASAEFDLNRWNASQVRKQQEKTPAHLLADMEANRRDLLTFVDSLSADDWEKQGRHGSGRVMSIYEIVKLIGLHEKTHLTDIQATVG
- the heR gene encoding heliorhodopsin HeR, translated to MNQKFARLKRFNLIMGFLHLVQGVFMILVSNDTTYPIYTNYLNFDPATFSLLPNSQLLYKLPFGPAVAMFLLISAVAHFYLATIGYGRYVENLKKGMNPVRFYEYALSSSLMIVLIGMLIGLWDLGAIILIFALNATMNLFGIMMELHNQHTQKVNWTAFIYGCIAGFVPWVVIMLYFVGAVNSGDAKPPDFVYAIVPTLFVFFNIFAINMVLQYKKVGPWKDYLFGERAYIILSLSAKSVLCWLIWTGTLAPV
- a CDS encoding glycosyltransferase family 39 protein, with the protein product MKRLAPLLLILLLATGLRFHRLAAQSFWNDEGNSARLSERSPRLIVEGTAGDIHPPLYYLLLRGWRALAGDSEFGLRALSAYAGILLIPLTSAVAHALFPRRPRLPWLAGLLAALSPPLIYYSQEARMYELLACAGIGSTWLLLHLDRRWPRRRRDAARAIPYILSLAAGLYTHYFFPIILPLHAVWLLARRGWRRLWTWGLMAAAALLLYLPWVPIFLRQLGTRPRSDVTVGQFTATAGRWLAFGPTVAAPDVRLLLLAVVGLLLGGLLSMPAQRQKKAAGLTMTLGGVILPVAFMMVTGASRPAFYKFLVLAAPFFALWLALGIDVGWSLWPRADWSRGVSRALVLVFVGMCAWGVGGALLHLYGDPAYARADYRGMAAQIGRGGEENAGIILDAPNQWEVFTYYYKGPAPVYPIPRGAPDAAAIDAELSQIAARHTRLYALFWGEAERDPQRLVERWLDSHAFKATDEWVGDVRFVVYAVPTAAATHIETPTNLLFGPQIRLEGYTLAGDTPAPGDIVQVTLFWQALTPVEKRYKVFLHLVGPDGLIAQRDSEPGGGLALTTTWVPGETVVDNLGLLVPPATPPGDYTLLLGLYDLTDPTARLPLTYNGQPTDALPLPTIHVR
- a CDS encoding cellulase family glycosylhydrolase; the encoded protein is MKHPRLIFLGILLLLILYPGSLNPYDFTGEESVAAQARGMVQWLNSALRPQPDLAPTAELTFAAPSPFGVNTFLEQEVLPDVRAQSLRLIHEAGFQFIRQEFPWEDIEIHGKGDFLDRRNLEAVGEVNAWAKYDHIVDLARQNDVEIIARLSNPPAWSRAAGDEAGAHAPPDNYDDFGDFVAAVVSRYQGRITYFQLWNEPNIYPEWGTQIPDPVAFTDLLCTGYRRAKAANPQAILLAPALSPTIAYDARDRNDLIFLQRMYLAGAGACFDIMSAQGYGLFSGPTDRRLRPTVINFPHHLFLRDLMVRFGDAGKPLWISEVGWNTVPEGLPRPYGQVTPAQQAAYTVQAFQRAQAEWPWVGEMNVWFFKRPTDQERGEAWYYFRLLEPDFEEMPAFTALSTYMNNPTTHQITPRSPFWYTWNRIRPTLAAIVGGLFFFLLLRALEVGGMRGER
- a CDS encoding elongation factor G, with the protein product MKEYQTGQIRNIALVSHNGAGKTTLVERLLFDTGVTTRMGSVQNGTAAMDFEEEEVARNSSIATAIAPIEWDGVKLNFLDTPGFADFVGEVNSALRVVDGVLILVEAVAGVEVGTELVFKNAADHELPRIILINKMDRENVRVDRVMASLNENLDANFVNLQLPVGEGQGFRGVVDVLRMKAFIAGKEADIPADMVDAAEEARMLLVEAAAEGDDALIEKYLEGEELTDEEMIRGIKGAMAQGMMVPVCFAAPQEGVGVKSLVDLLVQLMPSPDENDRSFMATRADDSEATYAVSDKSPLAAFVFKTREDAYGKMSYLRVFGGVLESDSRVWHSNAGTEVRVGTLNVLRGKEQISVPKLHSGDIGMVVKLGDAGTNDTLSTRADALVMPSVAQPNSISSVAIHPVAQSDVAKLSPSLNRLVAEDPTLHWATERATRETILSGMGVAHLDIAVKKMQSKFGVNLTTSVPKIPYRETITGTNSAEYTHKKQTGGAGQYARVFLRVESLPDDDEFDFASEIFGGAISAPFVAATEKGCRQALESGPLAGYPVVGIKAIVYDGKEHPVDSKEIAFQIAGREGFKKAALGAGPVLLEPIYEIEVSVPADNMGDIMGDLNSRRARVLGMDQVGAKSIVKAEVPLAEVQTYAADLRSMTQGRGIFSMKFLRYGRVPGHLQQQIVDARRKEIQEQA